The genomic DNA GGAAGTTGCCGCCGAGCCCGACGAAGGCCTTCACGCGCCCGTCGAGGACGCCCTCGCAGGTCTCGACGGTGTTGAGGCCCTTCTCCCGCGGCGGCTCGAAGCCGTAGAGCTCCCGCAGCTTGTCCAGCGGCGCCAGCTCGGGCTTCTCGGTGATGCCGACGGTGCGCTGGCCCTGCACGTTCGAGTGGCCCCGCACCGGGCAGATCCCGGCGCCGGGCTTCCCGATATTGCCGCGCAGGAGCAGCAGGTTCACGAGCATCCGGACGGTCTCGGTGCCCTTGCGGTGCTGGGTCAGGCCCATCCCGTAGATGCCGATCACCGCCTTCGCGCGGGCGTAGACCCCGGCTGCGGCCTCCAGCGCGGTCCGGGTGAGGCCGGAGCGCCGCTCCAGCGCGGCCCAGTCCTGCCCGTCGCAGAAGGCGACGAAGGCCTCGAACCCGTGGGTGTGCTCGGCGATGAAGGCGTGGTCGAGCACCCGGGGCCGGCCGGCGGCCTCCGCGGCCCGGTCCAGGGCGAGCAGGGCCTTGCACAGGCCGGTGAGGGCCGCGAGGTCGCCGCCGGCCTTCACCTGGTGGTACTGCGTCGAGATCTTCGTGGACGAGCGGGTGAGCATCTCCACCGGCGATTGCGGGTCGGTGAAGCGCTCCAGCCCGCGCTCGCGCAGCGGGTTGAAGGTGATGATCTGCGCGCCCCGGCGCCGCGCCTCCTGGAGCGGGTGCAGCATCCGCGGCGCGTTCGACCCGACGTTCTGGCCGAAGAAGAAGATCAGGTCGGTGGTCTCGAAATCCTCCAGGAGCACCGTGCCGACCGGCGCGCCGATGGATTGCGGCAAAGCCACCGAGGTCGGCTCGTGGCACATGTTGGAGGAGTCGGGCAGGTTGTTGTTGCCGTAGAGGCGGGCGAGCAGCGCCCACATGTAGCTCGTCTCCAGCGAGGCCCGGCCCGAGGCGTAGAACACCACCGATCGCGGATCCTGCGCGCGCAGGTCCTTCAGCTCCCGGCCGATCTCCGCGAGGGCCTCCGCCCAGGCGACGGGCCGGTAGCGGTCCGTCGCCGGGTCGTAGCGCATCGGGTGGGTCAGGCGGCCCTGCTCCTCCAGGGCGTAGTCGCTCCAGCCGAGGAGCTCCGTCACGGTGTGCGCGGCGAAGAAATCCGGCGTCGCCCGGCGGCGCGTCTGCTCCCAGGCGGTCGCCTTGGCGCCGTTCTCGCAGTACTCGAAGGCGAGCGGCTTGGCGGGCTTCGCCCAGGCGCAGGACGTGCACATGTACCCGTCCGGCTTGTTCTGCTTCAGCAGCATCGCCGAGCCGGTGACCGGCACGCCCTCCCGGGTCAGGATCTCGACGAGGGAGCGGGCCGAGCCCCAGCCGCCCGCCGGCCCGTCATAGGGCTCGATCCGGACGTCGTCGGTCTTCTGCTCGGCCATGGCGCCCTCCACCCGGCGCAGCGATCACCGGACCGGGGGAACGCGCGAGCGGGCGAATGGGATCACGGGCGCGTCACCGCGCCCGGGGAAGGGTTTCCTCGCCGCGGTCGCGGCTCTAACGTCGACAAGCGGACTGTCCCGCCGGAGGAGGAAATCATGGCCAGCGTCGACGTCGAGATGGTGAAGTGCGCCTGCCAGGACTGCGTCTGCGTGATCCCGGTCGCCAAGGCCGTGTCGCGGGACGGCAAGGCCTATTGCTGCGACGACTGCGCGGACGGCCACAAGGATCACGCCGGCTGCGAGCATGCCGGCTGCGCCTGCCACGGCTAGGGCCGCCTCC from Methylobacterium radiotolerans JCM 2831 includes the following:
- a CDS encoding FdhF/YdeP family oxidoreductase; this encodes MAEQKTDDVRIEPYDGPAGGWGSARSLVEILTREGVPVTGSAMLLKQNKPDGYMCTSCAWAKPAKPLAFEYCENGAKATAWEQTRRRATPDFFAAHTVTELLGWSDYALEEQGRLTHPMRYDPATDRYRPVAWAEALAEIGRELKDLRAQDPRSVVFYASGRASLETSYMWALLARLYGNNNLPDSSNMCHEPTSVALPQSIGAPVGTVLLEDFETTDLIFFFGQNVGSNAPRMLHPLQEARRRGAQIITFNPLRERGLERFTDPQSPVEMLTRSSTKISTQYHQVKAGGDLAALTGLCKALLALDRAAEAAGRPRVLDHAFIAEHTHGFEAFVAFCDGQDWAALERRSGLTRTALEAAAGVYARAKAVIGIYGMGLTQHRKGTETVRMLVNLLLLRGNIGKPGAGICPVRGHSNVQGQRTVGITEKPELAPLDKLRELYGFEPPREKGLNTVETCEGVLDGRVKAFVGLGGNFLRAVPDTARMEPAWRRQRLTVQISTKLNRSHLVNGAVAYILPCLGRIEIDEQASGRQAVSMEDSTARFHGSRGVAEPVGPHLRSEPWIVAEIAKATLPPNPRIDWDAWVADYGRVRDAIEATYPSVFHDLNGRMFQPGGLTKPLGARDRKWETETGKANFAVPEGLEADPDLPERGPDVLDLITLRSNDQFNTTVYGYDDRFRGVKGTRDVLFMNRRDIARLGLRDGISVDVATEADDHVPRRVGGLRVIAYDIPEGNCAGYYPELNVLLPLWHHDEQSKTPAAKAITVRVTAATAAP
- a CDS encoding metallothionein, whose product is MASVDVEMVKCACQDCVCVIPVAKAVSRDGKAYCCDDCADGHKDHAGCEHAGCACHG